The Tenacibaculum jejuense genome includes a window with the following:
- a CDS encoding RNA polymerase sigma factor codes for MNQSDFLKVVLPFKDKVFRLAKRLLVSTEEAEDATQELYFKLWRNKEKLADYRNVEAFAMTMTKNYCFDRLKSKQASNLTLVHSNYKEKDTTLDKKIEYKDSVNQVHKLIENLPEQQKIIIQLRDIEQYDFDEICEMVNMKPTAVRVALSRARKTIREALIKKHNYGVS; via the coding sequence CAGACTTTTTAAAAGTTGTATTACCATTTAAAGATAAAGTTTTTCGTTTAGCCAAACGTTTGCTTGTATCTACAGAAGAAGCTGAAGATGCTACACAAGAACTTTACTTTAAATTATGGAGAAATAAAGAAAAATTAGCTGATTACAGAAATGTTGAAGCTTTTGCTATGACTATGACAAAGAACTATTGTTTTGATCGATTAAAATCGAAACAAGCAAGTAATTTAACATTGGTTCATAGTAATTACAAAGAAAAAGATACAACGCTAGATAAGAAAATAGAATATAAAGACAGTGTAAACCAAGTACACAAGCTCATTGAAAATCTACCAGAACAACAAAAAATTATTATTCAATTAAGAGACATTGAACAATATGATTTTGACGAAATTTGCGAAATGGTAAATATGAAACCAACCGCAGTTAGGGTAGCATTATCAAGAGCTCGTAAAACCATAAGAGAAGCATTAATTAAAAAACATAACTATGGAGTTAGCTAA
- a CDS encoding DUF4252 domain-containing protein, with amino-acid sequence MKKLIILLALAFVSNIGFSQSSIFDKLEDLEDVSVVVVTKDLFDLIRKFPDAQSEEMEFFNTAKGLQELKVFSTENASIAADMEKMVNKAIKNSSLTQLMRVKDKGSRVKIYIKSTKNKDIVSEVLMFVKDLNKNERIKGDKINLPSSTIISLTGEINMNELSKIANDYQKRSE; translated from the coding sequence ATGAAAAAATTAATCATATTATTAGCATTAGCTTTTGTATCTAACATAGGATTTAGCCAATCATCTATATTTGATAAGTTAGAAGATTTAGAAGATGTATCTGTAGTTGTTGTAACTAAAGATTTATTTGATCTTATTCGTAAATTTCCAGATGCTCAATCTGAAGAAATGGAATTTTTTAACACTGCAAAAGGACTTCAAGAGTTGAAAGTGTTTTCAACTGAGAATGCTTCAATCGCGGCTGATATGGAAAAAATGGTGAATAAAGCGATTAAGAATTCTAGCTTAACCCAATTAATGAGAGTCAAAGATAAAGGGTCTAGAGTAAAGATCTATATTAAGTCTACCAAAAACAAAGACATAGTTAGTGAAGTACTAATGTTTGTAAAAGATTTAAATAAAAACGAAAGAATCAAAGGTGATAAGATTAATTTACCGTCATCTACAATTATTTCTTTAACAGGGGAAATTAATATGAATGAGTTATCTAAGATTGCTAATGATTATCAAAAAAGATCTGAATAA